In Pseudomonadota bacterium, the sequence GCTTTAGAAGTGCCTCTTTATACTTTGGGAGACCCTCCACGTTATGTGATTGCGAATTTACCTTATAATATTGCAACACCTCTCTTAATGCAGTGGCTGGATCATGCATCTTTTTTTCATAAATTTATCTTAATGTTTCAAAAAGAGGTTGCTGATCGAATTATTGCTCTCCCTCATTCAAAAAATTACGGAAGACTTTCTGTTAAAGTGCAATGGTTATGTAAGGTAAAACTTATTTTAACCCTCCCTCCAGAAGCTTTTTGGCCGTCTCCAAAAGTTTCTTCAAGCGTTGTTGAAATAACCCCTTACCCAGAACCCTTATTTCAGGCTGACTCAAAAGATTTAGAATTTATTTTAAAATGTGCTTTTACAAAACGACGAAAAATGATTCGATCAAGTTTAGCGGATTTGAATGTTCCGCTAGATATTCTTTTTAAAGAAACAGAAATAAATCCTACTCAACGTGCTGAAAACCTTTCCGTGGAAGATTACTGTAAACTTACAAGAGTCTATTCTAAGTTAAAAAAAGAATGAAAAAATTTTTAAGTTTTTCTTAAAATAACGTTTTAACCGTATTTTTAGGAGCTGTTTAAAATGCCTCAAGGTAAAGGATTAATAGATTTAACAAAACAGAATCTTTCTGCTTTTCCAGAAGAAATTTTTAATCAAACAGGTCTTAAAATTTTATATCTTGATCAAAATCAAATTTCAATTATCCCCGACACCATTATAAACTTGAAGAGTCTTAAAAA encodes:
- the rsmA gene encoding 16S rRNA (adenine(1518)-N(6)/adenine(1519)-N(6))-dimethyltransferase RsmA produces the protein MMLPPLRDVIKSSELWAKRSLGQNFLLDLNITRKIAKAAGSLKGATVIEVGPGPGGLTRALLETEAHSVIALEKDPRALIALASLKKVYQERLILKEADALEVPLYTLGDPPRYVIANLPYNIATPLLMQWLDHASFFHKFILMFQKEVADRIIALPHSKNYGRLSVKVQWLCKVKLILTLPPEAFWPSPKVSSSVVEITPYPEPLFQADSKDLEFILKCAFTKRRKMIRSSLADLNVPLDILFKETEINPTQRAENLSVEDYCKLTRVYSKLKKE